The Alphaproteobacteria bacterium genome includes a window with the following:
- a CDS encoding MFS transporter, translating to MREWRLVIWLSLAQMISWGTLFYGFAVIVGPMERELGWSKTEIYAAASIGLMVSGLVALPVGAWMDRHGGLLSMTGGSIAGGLLMIAWAFVQTPAQFYAIWIGMGAVLACVLYQPGFAVVAANVRDWKRGILIMTFLGGLASTAFIPLGHTINDLLGWRMTATIWGAVNLTVCVAIHFYWLRGTRAKGEAAEKADAGASESALKLAMRRPAFWGLGFVYFVYNFSVNAITFHLIGLLGERDVDPDTIILVWATIGPMQVAGRMSLFAFGPKLDARLVARVAMAGLLIGMVTLATGAATLAPLLVFAFFHGAGNGLMTIVKGTIAPDIFGPRAYATVNGALTVPHQFAAAAAPVAAAALWGVFGYDGVLLILLGLLSAGFLAMLAVTTVRRAS from the coding sequence ATGCGCGAATGGCGGTTGGTGATCTGGCTTTCGCTCGCCCAGATGATTTCCTGGGGGACGCTGTTTTACGGCTTCGCGGTGATCGTGGGGCCGATGGAGCGCGAACTCGGCTGGTCGAAAACCGAAATCTACGCCGCCGCGTCGATCGGATTGATGGTCTCGGGGCTCGTCGCGTTGCCCGTGGGCGCATGGATGGACCGGCATGGCGGCTTGCTGTCGATGACCGGCGGCTCGATCGCCGGCGGCTTGCTGATGATCGCCTGGGCCTTCGTACAAACGCCCGCGCAGTTCTACGCGATCTGGATCGGCATGGGCGCCGTGCTCGCTTGCGTGCTTTATCAGCCGGGCTTCGCGGTCGTCGCGGCGAATGTGCGCGATTGGAAGCGCGGCATTCTGATCATGACGTTCCTGGGCGGGCTCGCCAGCACGGCGTTCATTCCGCTGGGCCACACCATCAACGACCTGCTCGGCTGGCGCATGACGGCGACGATTTGGGGCGCCGTGAACCTCACCGTTTGCGTCGCGATCCATTTCTATTGGTTGCGGGGCACGCGCGCGAAAGGCGAAGCGGCGGAGAAGGCGGATGCCGGCGCTTCCGAATCCGCCCTCAAACTCGCGATGCGCCGGCCGGCGTTCTGGGGGCTCGGCTTCGTCTATTTCGTCTATAATTTTTCGGTCAACGCGATCACCTTCCATTTGATCGGGTTGTTGGGCGAACGCGACGTCGATCCCGACACGATCATTCTCGTCTGGGCGACGATCGGGCCGATGCAGGTCGCGGGCCGGATGAGCCTGTTCGCCTTCGGACCCAAGCTCGACGCGCGGCTCGTCGCGCGCGTGGCGATGGCGGGCTTGCTGATCGGCATGGTGACGCTGGCGACGGGTGCGGCCACATTGGCGCCCCTGCTGGTGTTCGCGTTTTTCCACGGGGCGGGGAACGGCTTGATGACGATCGTCAAAGGCACGATCGCGCCCGATATTTTCGGGCCGCGCGCCTATGCGACAGTCAACGGCGCCTTGACCGTGCCGCATCAATTCGCCGCCGCCGCGGCGCCGGTCGCCGCCGCCGCCTTGTGGGGCGTGTTCGGCTATGACGGCGTGCTGCTGATCTTGCTCGGCCTTTTGTCGGCGGGTTTCCTCGCCATGCTCGCGGTCACGACGGTGCGGCGCGCTTCATGA
- a CDS encoding MFS transporter, with the protein MKEMRFVVWFSIAQLIVGGALYYSFAVIAGPMERDLGWTKPEIYGALTLGLVVSGLSALPVGAWMDRYGGFWPMTLGSIAGGLLMVAWAFVETLPQFYALWVAMGMAFACSLYDPAFAVVAANVRDWRRGILTMTLIGGFSITVFVPLMHYLNEAFGWRNALIATGCLTAITCGSINFYWLRGARAKGVAAEAADATQTGSALAAASRRPAFWGLGFVYIAYNFAIGVVTFHLIGLLGERGVDPDTIVLVWAAIGPMQVVGRLTLMVLGARVDGRLTARVAIFCLLMAMALLVSGIDALVPLLAFAAIYGIGNGLMTIVRGTIVPELFGPRDYATVNGALALPFNLSRALAPGIAAALWRISGGYDGVTLALFAALSAAFVAIWLVTIRK; encoded by the coding sequence ATGAAGGAGATGCGTTTCGTCGTTTGGTTTTCGATCGCCCAGCTCATCGTGGGCGGCGCGCTCTACTACAGCTTCGCGGTGATCGCGGGGCCGATGGAACGCGATCTCGGCTGGACGAAGCCCGAGATCTACGGGGCGTTGACGCTCGGGTTGGTCGTTTCGGGCCTGTCGGCGCTGCCCGTGGGCGCGTGGATGGACCGATATGGCGGGTTCTGGCCGATGACGCTGGGATCGATCGCCGGCGGTCTGTTGATGGTCGCCTGGGCGTTCGTCGAAACGCTGCCCCAATTCTACGCGCTGTGGGTCGCGATGGGGATGGCGTTCGCGTGCTCGCTTTACGATCCCGCATTCGCGGTCGTCGCGGCGAATGTCCGCGACTGGCGGCGCGGCATATTGACCATGACGCTGATCGGCGGCTTCTCGATCACCGTCTTCGTGCCGCTGATGCATTATCTCAACGAGGCCTTCGGCTGGCGAAACGCGTTGATCGCGACGGGATGTCTGACCGCGATCACGTGCGGCTCGATCAATTTCTACTGGCTGCGGGGCGCCCGCGCCAAAGGCGTCGCGGCCGAAGCGGCCGATGCGACGCAAACCGGTTCGGCTTTGGCGGCGGCGTCGCGCCGGCCGGCGTTTTGGGGATTGGGCTTCGTCTATATCGCGTATAATTTCGCGATCGGCGTGGTGACGTTCCACCTGATCGGCTTGCTGGGCGAACGTGGCGTCGATCCTGATACGATCGTGCTGGTGTGGGCGGCGATCGGGCCGATGCAAGTCGTCGGGCGCTTGACGCTGATGGTGCTGGGCGCGCGCGTCGACGGGCGGTTGACCGCGCGGGTCGCGATTTTCTGCTTGTTGATGGCGATGGCGTTGCTGGTCAGCGGGATCGACGCGCTCGTGCCGCTGCTCGCTTTCGCCGCGATCTACGGTATCGGTAACGGGTTGATGACGATCGTGCGCGGCACGATCGTGCCCGAGCTGTTCGGCCCGCGCGATTACGCGACCGTCAACGGGGCGCTGGCGCTGCCGTTCAATTTGTCGCGGGCACTCGCCCCGGGGATCGCGGCCGCGCTGTGGCGCATTTCCGGCGGCTATGACGGCGTGACGCTGGCGCTGTTCGCCGCGTTGAGCGCCGCCTTCGTCGCAATCTGGCTGGTGACGATCAGGAAATGA
- a CDS encoding LysR family transcriptional regulator has protein sequence MAAFVAAVERGGFSAAARAMKLTPSALSKLVGRLEARLGVRLLARTTRTVTLTPEGEAYYARARRIVADIREAELEVAGFRARPRGVLKINTGNAFGYHQLVPALPEFLARNPDLRVQLSFVDKRVDLIESGDDVGIRIGEVVDDRLVARRIAEVSRTICASPAYLARRGVPKRPEDLRDHDCVTMSDIPHLAHWPFKSGIVEVTGPASVDSANAMLDLGIAGVGVIRMGDFALIDAIRDGRLVPILTDWHVRDPVTIWAVYPQTRNRVPKTAAFVEFLQGRFGHAPWRIA, from the coding sequence ATGGCCGCTTTCGTCGCCGCGGTCGAGCGGGGCGGGTTTTCGGCCGCCGCGCGGGCGATGAAGCTCACGCCGTCGGCGTTGTCGAAGCTCGTCGGGCGATTGGAAGCGCGGCTTGGCGTGCGCTTGCTGGCGCGCACGACGCGCACCGTGACGCTGACGCCCGAAGGCGAAGCCTATTACGCGCGCGCTCGGCGCATCGTCGCCGATATCCGCGAAGCGGAGTTGGAGGTCGCGGGTTTCCGCGCGCGGCCGCGCGGCGTGCTGAAGATCAACACCGGCAACGCGTTCGGCTATCACCAGCTGGTCCCCGCCTTGCCGGAATTCCTGGCGCGCAATCCCGATCTGCGCGTGCAGCTATCCTTCGTCGATAAGCGCGTCGATCTGATCGAGAGCGGCGACGATGTCGGGATCCGGATCGGCGAAGTCGTCGACGACCGTTTGGTCGCGCGGCGCATCGCGGAGGTGAGCCGCACGATTTGCGCGTCGCCCGCTTATCTTGCCCGGCGCGGCGTGCCCAAGCGGCCGGAGGATCTGCGCGACCACGATTGCGTGACCATGTCCGACATTCCGCATCTCGCGCATTGGCCGTTCAAATCGGGCATCGTCGAAGTGACGGGCCCGGCGAGCGTCGACAGCGCCAACGCGATGCTCGATCTCGGCATCGCGGGCGTTGGCGTCATCCGAATGGGCGATTTCGCGCTGATCGACGCGATCCGCGACGGCCGCTTGGTGCCGATCCTGACGGATTGGCATGTCCGCGATCCGGTGACGATCTGGGCCGTCTATCCGCAAACGCGCAATCGGGTGCCGAAAACGGCGGCGTTCGTCGAATTCCTGCAAGGCAGGTTCGGCCATGCCCCATGGCGGATCGCCTGA
- a CDS encoding DMT family transporter — MILSDNARGALLLSSAMTIFVANDAAMKLAAQNIPMIQALAVRGVLATSLFCLIAWRAGAFAKISTLRDPKMMLRTVAEVVGSMLFMLSLAHIPLATAAALNQAVPLLTIPFAMLLLGEKVGWRRIAALLAGFAGVMLILKPSPAGVDPWLLASFASAWVFAFRDSITRMLSSHIPTVLVTLLMSASMMTVGVIGTIATGWTAMSLESWGLIAIATVAVAGGYTLQVAAFRVGELSLVGGFRYAGLIGSAFAGWVLWDYLPDALTWTGMALIVASGIYALHRSRVRAGRAP, encoded by the coding sequence ATGATTCTTTCCGACAACGCGCGTGGCGCGCTGCTGCTGTCAAGCGCGATGACGATCTTCGTCGCCAACGACGCGGCGATGAAACTCGCCGCCCAGAACATTCCGATGATCCAGGCGCTCGCCGTGCGCGGCGTGTTGGCGACGTCGCTGTTCTGTTTGATCGCGTGGCGGGCGGGCGCCTTCGCCAAGATTTCGACGCTGCGCGATCCCAAGATGATGCTGCGTACGGTGGCGGAGGTCGTGGGATCGATGCTGTTCATGCTGTCGCTGGCGCATATCCCGCTGGCGACGGCGGCGGCGCTGAACCAGGCCGTGCCGCTGCTGACGATCCCCTTCGCGATGCTGTTGCTGGGCGAAAAAGTCGGCTGGCGGCGCATCGCGGCGCTGCTCGCCGGCTTCGCGGGCGTGATGCTGATTTTGAAGCCGTCGCCCGCGGGCGTCGATCCATGGCTGCTGGCGTCGTTCGCATCGGCCTGGGTATTCGCGTTCCGCGATTCGATCACGCGGATGCTGTCGTCGCATATCCCCACAGTTCTGGTCACGTTGCTGATGTCGGCCTCGATGATGACCGTCGGCGTGATCGGCACGATCGCGACGGGCTGGACGGCGATGTCGCTCGAAAGCTGGGGCCTGATTGCGATCGCGACGGTCGCGGTCGCAGGCGGCTACACGCTTCAGGTCGCGGCATTTCGCGTGGGCGAGTTGTCGCTGGTCGGCGGCTTTCGCTACGCCGGGCTGATCGGTTCTGCATTCGCGGGTTGGGTCTTGTGGGATTATCTGCCCGATGCGCTGACCTGGACGGGTATGGCGCTGATCGTCGCGTCGGGGATTTACGCGCTGCATCGCAGCCGCGTGCGCGCGGGACGCGCGCCGTGA
- a CDS encoding DMT family transporter: MTPGNRNGILAVVVAMTLFAFSDTIMKLALADVPAGQLLFVRGIILVIAGSFLVWRSGGFAQPRAFIEPHTVLRGLIEAVAAFCFIAALGHIPLALNATINMATPLLVLPVAAALLGERFGWRRVGAILAGFAGVLLILRPGAEGFDIWLAVSFLSAVLCAVRDVITRRIPQYVPSAVVTLVTLASVGLFGGAVAFLQGFVPMPGFAWFVVFASALISGTGMYCMVLSMRLGEVTVVSPFRYTGLISTTLLGWAVWGYLPDVYAWCGMALIVAAGLYALWRERKVRAA; the protein is encoded by the coding sequence GTGACCCCGGGCAACCGCAACGGCATTTTGGCGGTCGTCGTGGCGATGACGCTGTTCGCCTTCTCCGACACGATCATGAAACTCGCCCTTGCCGACGTGCCCGCCGGCCAGTTGCTGTTCGTGCGCGGCATCATTCTGGTGATCGCCGGCTCGTTTCTGGTTTGGCGATCGGGCGGCTTCGCCCAGCCGCGCGCGTTCATCGAGCCGCATACGGTGCTGCGCGGGTTGATCGAGGCGGTCGCCGCCTTCTGCTTCATCGCGGCGCTGGGGCATATCCCGCTCGCGCTCAACGCCACGATCAATATGGCGACACCGTTGCTGGTGTTGCCGGTCGCGGCGGCGCTGCTGGGCGAGCGTTTCGGCTGGCGGCGCGTCGGCGCCATTCTGGCGGGCTTCGCCGGCGTGCTGCTGATTTTGCGCCCCGGCGCGGAAGGGTTCGACATTTGGCTCGCCGTGTCGTTCCTGTCGGCGGTTCTCTGCGCCGTTCGCGACGTCATCACGCGGCGCATTCCGCAATACGTACCCTCGGCGGTCGTGACGCTCGTGACGCTGGCTTCCGTCGGTTTGTTCGGCGGCGCGGTCGCGTTTTTGCAAGGCTTCGTGCCGATGCCGGGCTTCGCGTGGTTCGTGGTTTTCGCCTCCGCGCTGATCTCGGGCACGGGGATGTATTGCATGGTTCTGTCGATGCGCTTGGGCGAGGTGACCGTCGTTTCGCCGTTCCGCTACACGGGTCTTATCAGCACGACGCTGCTGGGCTGGGCCGTCTGGGGTTATCTGCCGGATGTCTACGCGTGGTGCGGCATGGCGTTGATCGTCGCGGCGGGGCTTTACGCGCTGTGGCGGGAGCGAAAGGTGAGGGCGGCATGA
- a CDS encoding DUF2798 domain-containing protein, with protein MSTALKIRLAFSGLLTVVMTAIVSCISTVRVLGPADVIADPAAFFDAWIHAWFYSWIVAAPTVYFVAPWARGKVEGWFAPK; from the coding sequence ATGAGCACCGCGTTGAAGATCCGGCTGGCGTTTTCCGGCCTGCTGACCGTCGTGATGACGGCGATCGTGTCGTGCATTTCGACGGTCCGTGTTCTCGGCCCCGCCGACGTCATTGCCGATCCCGCCGCGTTCTTCGACGCGTGGATTCATGCGTGGTTCTATTCCTGGATCGTCGCGGCACCCACGGTCTATTTCGTGGCGCCGTGGGCGCGCGGCAAGGTCGAAGGCTGGTTCGCGCCGAAGTGA
- a CDS encoding alpha/beta fold hydrolase, with amino-acid sequence MGSYHVGGRAVTIVGKPVRDVQFTPGGPIARIDPNGTFLVEHMYAQWFEPRWKRGAAPLVLMHGGGMTGVQYETTPDGRDGWLNFFLRRGWTVHNADAVERGRAGWAQFPDIFRGEPVFLAQPEAFERFRIGDGPGSFAKREVLAGNQFPADTYDQLVRQMVPRWTSTDDAITEAYIALVDRSCPCVLVAHSQAGQFAFRAAEARPDKVRAIVAIEPTGFGDPGRAAEIKGVPVLAIYGDYIEQDTRWPAIKGNGLRYFEVLRAAGAQVDVLDLPRGGIAGNSHMPMMDKNSDQVAERVQDWLMRRGLWR; translated from the coding sequence ATGGGCTCGTACCATGTCGGCGGGCGCGCGGTGACGATCGTGGGCAAGCCGGTGCGCGACGTGCAGTTCACGCCCGGCGGGCCGATCGCGCGCATCGATCCCAATGGCACGTTCCTGGTCGAACACATGTACGCGCAATGGTTCGAACCGCGCTGGAAGCGCGGTGCCGCACCGCTGGTGCTGATGCATGGCGGCGGCATGACGGGCGTGCAGTACGAAACCACGCCCGACGGGCGCGATGGCTGGCTCAATTTCTTCCTGCGGCGCGGCTGGACCGTGCACAACGCCGACGCGGTCGAACGCGGGCGCGCGGGTTGGGCGCAATTTCCCGATATCTTCCGGGGCGAGCCGGTGTTCCTGGCGCAGCCCGAAGCCTTCGAGCGCTTCCGCATCGGCGACGGGCCCGGCTCCTTCGCCAAGCGCGAGGTGCTGGCCGGCAATCAATTCCCGGCCGATACCTACGACCAGCTCGTGCGCCAGATGGTGCCGCGATGGACCTCGACCGACGACGCGATCACCGAAGCCTATATCGCGCTGGTCGACCGCAGCTGCCCTTGCGTGCTGGTGGCGCATAGCCAGGCCGGGCAATTCGCCTTCCGCGCGGCCGAAGCGCGGCCCGACAAGGTGCGCGCGATCGTGGCGATCGAGCCGACGGGTTTCGGCGATCCCGGCCGTGCGGCCGAGATCAAGGGCGTGCCCGTGTTGGCGATCTACGGCGACTACATCGAACAGGATACGCGCTGGCCCGCGATCAAGGGCAATGGATTGCGCTATTTCGAAGTCTTGCGCGCCGCCGGCGCGCAGGTCGACGTGCTCGACCTGCCGCGCGGCGGGATCGCGGGCAACAGCCATATGCCGATGATGGACAAGAATTCGGACCAAGTCGCCGAGCGCGTGCAGGATTGGCTGATGCGCCGGGGCTTATGGCGCTGA
- a CDS encoding NADP-dependent isocitrate dehydrogenase, giving the protein MKKIKVANPIVELDGDEMTRIIWKLIRERLILPYLDVDLKYYDLGVEYRDKTDDQVTIDAANAIKKYKVGVKCATITPDEGRVKEFNLKKMWKSPNGTIRNILDGTIFREPIICKNVPRLVPGWTQPIVIGRHSFGDQYRATDFVVPSAGELTISFVSKDGKTNINHKVFDFPGSGVAMAMYNVDESIRGFARASLNYGLARNYPVYLSTKNTILKAYDGRFKDIFQEVFDAEFKDKFQAKGITYEHRLIDDMVAAAMKWSGGFVWATKNYDGDVQSDTVAQGYGSLGLMTSVLTTPTGDCVEAEAAHGTVTRHYREHQKGKETSTNPIASIFAWTRGLAYRGQFDNTPDVSDFAKLVEKVCIDTVESGFMTKDLAVLISPDQPWLTTTKFLDKIDENLKKAYA; this is encoded by the coding sequence GGCGACGAGATGACGCGCATCATCTGGAAGTTGATCCGCGAACGCCTGATCCTTCCCTATCTCGACGTCGATCTGAAGTACTACGACCTTGGCGTCGAGTATCGCGACAAGACCGACGATCAGGTCACGATCGACGCGGCGAACGCGATCAAGAAGTACAAGGTCGGCGTCAAGTGCGCGACGATCACCCCCGACGAAGGCCGGGTGAAGGAATTCAATCTCAAGAAGATGTGGAAGTCGCCCAACGGCACGATCCGCAACATTCTGGACGGCACGATCTTCCGCGAGCCGATCATCTGCAAGAACGTGCCGCGCCTGGTGCCGGGCTGGACGCAGCCCATCGTCATCGGCCGCCACTCCTTCGGCGACCAATATCGCGCGACCGATTTCGTCGTGCCGTCGGCGGGCGAGCTGACCATTTCCTTCGTCTCGAAGGACGGCAAGACGAACATCAACCACAAGGTCTTCGACTTCCCGGGTTCGGGCGTGGCGATGGCCATGTACAACGTGGATGAATCGATCCGCGGCTTCGCGCGCGCTTCGCTCAATTACGGCCTCGCGCGCAACTATCCGGTCTATCTCTCGACCAAGAACACGATCCTCAAGGCCTATGACGGCCGCTTCAAGGACATCTTCCAGGAAGTGTTCGACGCGGAGTTCAAGGACAAGTTCCAGGCGAAGGGCATCACCTACGAACATCGCCTGATCGACGACATGGTCGCCGCGGCGATGAAGTGGTCGGGCGGCTTCGTGTGGGCCACCAAGAACTACGACGGCGACGTGCAGTCGGATACGGTCGCGCAAGGCTACGGTTCGCTGGGTCTGATGACCTCGGTGCTGACCACGCCGACCGGCGACTGCGTGGAGGCGGAAGCCGCCCACGGCACGGTCACGCGCCACTACCGCGAGCACCAGAAGGGCAAGGAAACGTCGACGAACCCGATCGCGTCGATCTTCGCCTGGACGCGCGGCCTCGCCTATCGCGGCCAGTTCGACAACACGCCCGACGTCAGCGACTTCGCCAAGCTGGTGGAAAAGGTGTGCATCGATACCGTCGAATCCGGGTTCATGACCAAGGATCTCGCGGTGCTGATCTCGCCCGACCAGCCGTGGCTGACGACGACCAAGTTCCTCGACAAGATCGACGAGAACTTGAAGAAAGCCTACGCCTGA